A section of the Rubritalea squalenifaciens DSM 18772 genome encodes:
- a CDS encoding glycine zipper domain-containing protein — MKKTFIAIAAAATALSFSSCQNPYGPGATNTQRDATTGALIGGIAGAVIGNQSGRSLEGAAVGAALGGAGGAAVGSTKDKQQNYYR; from the coding sequence ATGAAAAAAACATTCATCGCTATCGCCGCAGCCGCTACGGCTCTCTCTTTCTCCAGCTGCCAGAACCCTTACGGTCCTGGTGCTACTAACACTCAGCGTGACGCTACTACAGGTGCTCTCATCGGTGGTATCGCTGGTGCCGTAATCGGTAACCAGTCCGGCCGCTCACTCGAAGGCGCAGCAGTAGGTGCCGCTCTCGGTGGTGCAGGTGGTGCAGCTGTAGGCAGCACCAAAGACAAGCAGCAGAACTACTACCGCTAG
- a CDS encoding DUF167 domain-containing protein, which produces MSGTQTLRVKATPNASKNKIIGWEHDHLAGDVLRVRIQSPPVDGKANKALTTYLAKALGISKSSITLTKGQTSRIKTFEIPANAALPEKE; this is translated from the coding sequence ATGAGCGGCACCCAAACACTACGCGTGAAGGCTACCCCAAACGCCTCCAAAAACAAGATCATCGGCTGGGAACACGATCACCTGGCCGGCGATGTCCTACGCGTACGCATCCAATCTCCGCCAGTCGACGGCAAGGCCAACAAGGCCCTAACAACCTACCTCGCCAAAGCACTCGGAATCTCCAAATCCTCCATCACCCTCACCAAAGGCCAAACCTCCCGCATCAAAACCTTCGAGATTCCAGCCAACGCGGCACTCCCTGAAAAAGAGTAA
- a CDS encoding protein-disulfide reductase DsbD family protein, which produces MKSFITAIVAFLTIQVSLFGQFAQPGDPFASPDQFGADAGEANPQTKSELLVDSKSIAPGQTIRFALKFTHPDHWHSYYKNDGIGISQIPAIAWTLPEGFVASDIIFPAPKEFLFLGMNSYGYEGTNYFITEITAPKDLKSGTELEFKAEASWQICKEQCLQEDSTFSVKLPVTENAEANPDYAKELSGYMTKKVPTKTLPASWNLSADEKDGIITLSISSKLPEDAFFYEYDKQIDAQKPRELKVTDTNSTFTGQRNTGNDFSEAPEKKDHLRGILYTPSKVEGSSNHAFWIDVKIGAEEELAPSGTDAEAAADSDKEKPLGVAVTFAFLFLGGLILNLMPCVFPVIGLKIMGFVQQAGEDKSKIKLHGVAFTVGVLLSFLALAAFLYPIKGETTLGAQLQNPLVVFIVLIIMLLLGLSMSGVFEIGAKATSIGGNLAQKEGVSGSFFSGILAVIVATPCSAPFLGPAIGAAWNYEGPLFFAALLTMGVGLALPYIILSFFPALVNSLPRPGAWMESFKQGMAFLLYATAGYLIWVYMGQVGDAHAGQKGLHVMLGLTTIAAAAWIYGRWDTPIRKMKVRIIAKALTALFFVGGLALALPPKEEAEVSENTVAEFDWQKWSPEAVEKHLAEGKAVYVDFTAKWCLTCQSNKATAYTDEVRQMFYDNNIVVLKADMTKKHPTATKAVHDLGRSAIPVNVLYVPGDKTPHVTSEILTAGYMKDFIKQHIKPAEQKEADLEK; this is translated from the coding sequence ATGAAATCATTCATCACAGCTATTGTAGCCTTCCTGACCATCCAGGTATCTCTCTTTGGTCAGTTTGCCCAGCCAGGCGATCCCTTTGCCTCCCCAGATCAATTCGGAGCCGACGCTGGCGAAGCCAACCCACAAACCAAATCCGAACTGCTGGTCGACAGCAAGAGCATCGCTCCCGGCCAGACCATCCGCTTTGCCCTCAAATTCACCCACCCCGATCACTGGCATTCCTACTACAAGAATGACGGTATCGGCATTTCCCAGATTCCTGCGATCGCCTGGACTTTGCCGGAAGGCTTTGTGGCCTCAGACATCATTTTCCCCGCCCCCAAGGAGTTTCTTTTCCTGGGCATGAACTCCTACGGTTATGAAGGCACCAACTACTTCATTACCGAAATCACCGCACCAAAGGATCTCAAGTCAGGCACCGAACTGGAATTTAAAGCGGAAGCCTCCTGGCAGATCTGTAAGGAGCAGTGTCTCCAGGAAGACAGCACCTTTAGCGTGAAGCTACCAGTCACCGAAAACGCAGAAGCCAACCCCGACTACGCCAAGGAACTTTCCGGCTACATGACCAAGAAGGTCCCCACGAAGACCCTCCCAGCTTCCTGGAACCTCTCCGCCGATGAAAAAGACGGCATCATCACCCTCAGCATCAGCAGCAAGCTTCCCGAGGACGCGTTCTTCTACGAGTACGACAAGCAAATCGATGCTCAGAAGCCTCGCGAACTGAAAGTCACCGACACGAATTCCACCTTCACAGGCCAGCGCAATACAGGCAACGACTTCAGTGAAGCTCCTGAAAAGAAAGATCACCTCCGAGGCATTCTATACACGCCGTCCAAAGTCGAAGGCTCCAGTAACCACGCCTTCTGGATCGATGTCAAAATAGGCGCAGAGGAAGAATTAGCTCCCAGTGGTACAGATGCCGAGGCTGCCGCAGACTCTGATAAAGAGAAGCCACTCGGCGTGGCCGTCACCTTCGCCTTCCTTTTCCTAGGAGGCCTCATACTCAACCTCATGCCCTGCGTCTTTCCGGTCATTGGTCTAAAGATCATGGGCTTTGTCCAGCAGGCAGGTGAGGACAAGTCGAAGATCAAACTTCATGGTGTTGCGTTCACCGTAGGCGTGCTCCTCTCATTCCTCGCACTCGCGGCCTTCCTCTACCCGATCAAAGGTGAAACAACCCTGGGAGCCCAGTTGCAGAATCCGCTCGTGGTCTTCATAGTCCTGATCATCATGCTCTTACTCGGCCTCAGCATGTCTGGCGTCTTCGAAATTGGAGCCAAAGCGACGAGTATCGGTGGTAACCTGGCGCAGAAAGAAGGCGTATCTGGTTCCTTTTTCTCCGGCATCCTTGCCGTGATCGTAGCTACTCCCTGCTCCGCGCCATTCCTCGGCCCAGCGATCGGAGCTGCCTGGAACTACGAAGGGCCACTCTTCTTCGCTGCCCTCCTGACCATGGGAGTAGGCCTCGCTCTCCCATATATCATCCTGTCCTTCTTCCCTGCTCTCGTAAACAGCCTCCCTCGCCCTGGCGCCTGGATGGAATCCTTCAAGCAAGGCATGGCCTTCCTGCTTTATGCCACCGCTGGTTACCTCATCTGGGTCTACATGGGTCAGGTGGGAGATGCCCATGCTGGGCAGAAAGGTTTGCACGTCATGTTAGGTCTCACTACCATCGCCGCAGCAGCCTGGATTTATGGCCGCTGGGATACACCCATTAGAAAAATGAAAGTACGTATCATCGCTAAAGCCCTTACCGCCCTCTTCTTTGTAGGCGGCTTGGCTCTCGCTCTCCCACCGAAAGAGGAAGCGGAAGTCTCTGAAAATACCGTAGCCGAATTCGACTGGCAGAAGTGGTCTCCCGAAGCCGTGGAGAAACATCTCGCCGAGGGTAAAGCTGTCTATGTGGACTTCACCGCCAAATGGTGCCTTACCTGCCAGAGTAACAAGGCAACCGCTTACACCGACGAAGTCAGACAGATGTTCTACGACAATAACATCGTCGTTCTCAAAGCGGACATGACCAAGAAGCACCCGACAGCCACCAAGGCTGTTCATGATCTCGGACGCTCTGCTATCCCGGTCAACGTACTCTACGTACCTGGCGACAAGACACCACACGTTACCTCAGAAATCCTCACCGCAGGCTACATGAAGGATTTCATCAAGCAGCACATCAAACCTGCTGAACAAAAAGAGGCTGACTTAGAGAAATAA